One window from the genome of Acanthochromis polyacanthus isolate Apoly-LR-REF ecotype Palm Island chromosome 21, KAUST_Apoly_ChrSc, whole genome shotgun sequence encodes:
- the amdhd2 gene encoding N-acetylglucosamine-6-phosphate deacetylase isoform X2, whose product MSRSTLQKTPVNSCSAGGYGIDFSRVSEDVNGGVSFVAKKILEHGVTSFCPTLVTSPTAIYHKVLPQVKVHNGGQHGAGVLGFHLEGPFISAAKKGAHPEQYLRTFSSGGVQDLMEVYGSLDNVAMVTLAPELANSQSVVRELSQRGITVSLGHSVANLSQAEEAVQHGASFITHLFNAMLPFHHRDPGIVGLLTSDQVPEGRTVYYGMIADGIHTNPAALRIAHRAHPSGLVLVTDAITAMGLPPGHHTLGQQVIEIQGLHAYVAGTKTLSGSIATMDMCVRHFKQASGCSVEEALEAASLHPAQLLGISHKKGKLDYGCDADLVLLDDALNVRATFISGEEVWRKEL is encoded by the exons ATGTCCAGATCAACg CTTCAGAAAACTCCTGTTAACTCCTGTTCTGCAGGAGGTTACGGCATCGACTTCTCTAGGGTGTCTGAGGATGTCAACGGTGGAGTTTCATTTGTGGCCAAAAAGATCCTGGAACATGGAGTGACGTCTTTCTGTCCAACTCTGGTCACGTCTCCGACTGCCATCTACCATAAG GTTTTGCCTCAAGTCAAAGTTCACAACGGAGGGCAGCATGGAGCTGGAGTTCTTG GTTTCCATCTGGAGGGTCCGTTCATCAGCGCTGCGAAGAAGGGAGCCCACCCAGAGCAGTACCTCAGAACCTTCAGCTCAGGAGGGGTCCAGGACCTGATGGAGGTCTACGGCAGCCTGGACAacgttgccatggtaacactgGCTCCTGAGCTGGCCAACAGCCAATCAGTGGTGAGGGAGCTCAGTCAGAGAGGCATCACTGTGTCCTTAG GTCACTCGGTGGCCAACCTGTCTCAGGCTGAGGAGGCTGTTCAACACGGAGCCTCCTTCATCACTCACCTGTTCAACGCCATGCTGCCG TTCCACCATCGTGACCCCGGTATCGTGGGTCTGCTGACCAGCGATCAGGTGCCCGAAGGCCGGACTGTGTATTATGGGATGATAGCTGACGGGATCCACACCAACCCTGCAGCGCTGCGAATCGCCCACCGAGCTCATCCTTCAG gtTTGGTTCTGGTGACAGACGCCATCACAGCGATGGGTCTTCCTCCAGGGCATCACACTCTGGGTCAGCAGGTCATCGAGATCCAGGGTCTCCATGCTTACGTGGCAG GCACTAAGACGCTCAGCGGCAGCATCGCCACCATGGACATGTGTGTGAGACACTTCAAACAGGCTTCAG GCTGCAGTGTAGAAGAAGCTCTGGAAGCTGCTTCCCTCCATCCTGCTCAGCTGCTGGGAATCAGCCACAAGAAGGGAAAGCTGGACTACGGCTGTGACGCAG ACCTGGTTCTGCTCGATGACGCCCTCAACGTCAGAGCCACATTCATCTCTGGAGAAGAAGTTTGGAGAAAAGAACTGTAG
- the amdhd2 gene encoding N-acetylglucosamine-6-phosphate deacetylase isoform X1 has translation MPSNGSVSDAPITQFINCRILRDHKLQREDLWVREGRILDPEKLFFDELGYADERIDCEGSIIAPGFIDVQINGGYGIDFSRVSEDVNGGVSFVAKKILEHGVTSFCPTLVTSPTAIYHKVLPQVKVHNGGQHGAGVLGFHLEGPFISAAKKGAHPEQYLRTFSSGGVQDLMEVYGSLDNVAMVTLAPELANSQSVVRELSQRGITVSLGHSVANLSQAEEAVQHGASFITHLFNAMLPFHHRDPGIVGLLTSDQVPEGRTVYYGMIADGIHTNPAALRIAHRAHPSGLVLVTDAITAMGLPPGHHTLGQQVIEIQGLHAYVAGTKTLSGSIATMDMCVRHFKQASGCSVEEALEAASLHPAQLLGISHKKGKLDYGCDADLVLLDDALNVRATFISGEEVWRKEL, from the exons GGGTGCGTGAAGGCAGGATTTTAGATCCAGAAAAGCTGTTCTTCGATGAGCTGGGCTACGCTGATGAACGCATCGACTGTGAAGGCAGCATTATTGCCCCAGGATTCATAGATGTCCAGATCAACg GAGGTTACGGCATCGACTTCTCTAGGGTGTCTGAGGATGTCAACGGTGGAGTTTCATTTGTGGCCAAAAAGATCCTGGAACATGGAGTGACGTCTTTCTGTCCAACTCTGGTCACGTCTCCGACTGCCATCTACCATAAG GTTTTGCCTCAAGTCAAAGTTCACAACGGAGGGCAGCATGGAGCTGGAGTTCTTG GTTTCCATCTGGAGGGTCCGTTCATCAGCGCTGCGAAGAAGGGAGCCCACCCAGAGCAGTACCTCAGAACCTTCAGCTCAGGAGGGGTCCAGGACCTGATGGAGGTCTACGGCAGCCTGGACAacgttgccatggtaacactgGCTCCTGAGCTGGCCAACAGCCAATCAGTGGTGAGGGAGCTCAGTCAGAGAGGCATCACTGTGTCCTTAG GTCACTCGGTGGCCAACCTGTCTCAGGCTGAGGAGGCTGTTCAACACGGAGCCTCCTTCATCACTCACCTGTTCAACGCCATGCTGCCG TTCCACCATCGTGACCCCGGTATCGTGGGTCTGCTGACCAGCGATCAGGTGCCCGAAGGCCGGACTGTGTATTATGGGATGATAGCTGACGGGATCCACACCAACCCTGCAGCGCTGCGAATCGCCCACCGAGCTCATCCTTCAG gtTTGGTTCTGGTGACAGACGCCATCACAGCGATGGGTCTTCCTCCAGGGCATCACACTCTGGGTCAGCAGGTCATCGAGATCCAGGGTCTCCATGCTTACGTGGCAG GCACTAAGACGCTCAGCGGCAGCATCGCCACCATGGACATGTGTGTGAGACACTTCAAACAGGCTTCAG GCTGCAGTGTAGAAGAAGCTCTGGAAGCTGCTTCCCTCCATCCTGCTCAGCTGCTGGGAATCAGCCACAAGAAGGGAAAGCTGGACTACGGCTGTGACGCAG ACCTGGTTCTGCTCGATGACGCCCTCAACGTCAGAGCCACATTCATCTCTGGAGAAGAAGTTTGGAGAAAAGAACTGTAG